The proteins below are encoded in one region of Deltaproteobacteria bacterium:
- a CDS encoding protein kinase has translation MAFGARQRGVGEVVNGRYLIERPLGSGAMGSVYLAHDAMLNEHLAMKYLIAHPSKASAIASFKTEFATLTKLHHPHITRVYDFGQDDDTGGFFFTSEFVEGTDFYHAVEDRTPQQCEQLFAQGLRALQYLHDRGIHHFDIKPQNVLVAQGTAEGAETTTTQIVKVIDFGLAAVGVQHHLVGTPSYIAPEMIQRAGPDHRADLYSFGVLMYFALARHNPFRAATREETFQRHLLLTPPPLRSLCPEIPPYLEAIIHRLLCKQVEARFSSAAQVLETLTAQSGHDYREATAPSGQPRIWECGFVGRDDELVTTRAHIDAAFESRLDRPALLWIAGGAGTGKTRLLREIKFAAQLRGFATHTFDHADITARLHWLAAMDAAQEDPHTPVALFLDDIDAVIREQQAVEIISGLQSLATATHTQLAIGVPARTLIVIASAADAQTAAMIDQTFPLPKEAVHTLALHNLTPDTFPPFAAGLLEHPTLPALFCHALYQHTEGNPLFTTELLKQLEARAAPLAALTTPDGATRLATLLDDLAMPKTIESCLLQELQALSTTEQQLLHTLAVWQQPIAKWHWQHTATVEPTTEQLTHLVQQQWVSYDPLTQHYRFRSRTKQQLLYRHLDPTARAALHDRITELLIHDGDMTLERLYAHRTRGTGADAADCALFTLAQAQLAQTAFRDAIQTLTALQQATAFPEGSPAALELTLWLAHAHRESGHTTRAEELYQTLQSSMADDERSRLRMMRVYEDLGLTAMRKHDLLAAGAAFKLAHALTTDALEDEVHAIRCENYRARVDMESGRHESAIAIFERTAARAASIATDAQLTITNNALAEAYFRHGRHADALAKLQQEIARYTETGQQRMLGRARLLQGRILRAQHDATAAAQTLEATFAHATQWADSETSRAAAEERGMLAIAVQDWASGVLWLERAVALAAAHQDTLQRARVALGLGQCHRALGHAADAEHALFLALALTQCSLEPAPDTIRLRAQAHTLLGALFQTTHDNTRAEYHLDAGQHLMA, from the coding sequence ATGGCCTTCGGCGCACGACAACGTGGAGTGGGAGAAGTCGTCAACGGCCGCTATTTAATCGAACGACCATTGGGCAGTGGCGCGATGGGCAGCGTCTACCTCGCCCACGACGCAATGCTCAATGAGCATTTGGCAATGAAGTACTTAATCGCCCACCCCAGCAAGGCCTCCGCAATTGCATCGTTCAAGACGGAATTCGCCACCCTGACGAAATTGCATCATCCGCATATCACGCGTGTCTACGATTTCGGCCAAGACGACGACACCGGCGGCTTCTTCTTTACTTCGGAATTCGTCGAAGGAACCGACTTCTACCATGCGGTGGAAGACCGCACGCCGCAACAGTGCGAACAACTCTTTGCCCAAGGACTACGCGCGCTGCAGTACTTGCACGACCGCGGCATCCACCATTTCGACATCAAACCGCAAAACGTCCTCGTGGCCCAAGGCACGGCGGAAGGAGCGGAAACGACGACGACGCAAATCGTCAAGGTCATCGATTTCGGCCTCGCGGCCGTCGGCGTGCAACACCACTTAGTCGGCACACCCAGTTATATTGCGCCGGAAATGATCCAGCGCGCGGGACCGGACCACCGCGCGGATCTCTATTCATTCGGCGTCCTGATGTATTTTGCACTCGCCCGCCATAACCCATTCCGCGCGGCGACGCGGGAGGAAACGTTTCAACGCCACTTATTGCTCACTCCGCCGCCGCTCCGTTCGCTCTGCCCGGAAATTCCACCCTATCTGGAGGCAATCATCCATCGTCTCCTCTGCAAACAGGTCGAGGCGCGTTTCAGTTCGGCAGCACAGGTCCTAGAAACCTTGACAGCACAGAGCGGGCACGATTACCGCGAGGCGACCGCACCAAGCGGACAGCCCCGCATTTGGGAATGCGGATTCGTGGGCCGCGACGACGAACTCGTCACGACCAGAGCCCACATCGACGCCGCGTTTGAAAGCCGATTGGATCGCCCAGCGCTGCTCTGGATTGCCGGCGGCGCCGGAACGGGAAAAACGCGACTCCTCCGAGAAATTAAGTTCGCGGCGCAACTCCGCGGCTTCGCCACGCACACATTCGATCACGCCGATATCACGGCCCGACTCCATTGGCTGGCCGCGATGGATGCGGCGCAAGAAGATCCGCATACCCCGGTCGCGCTGTTTCTCGACGACATCGACGCGGTCATTCGCGAACAACAGGCCGTCGAAATCATTTCCGGACTGCAATCGCTGGCGACCGCCACGCATACGCAGCTGGCCATCGGCGTCCCGGCCCGGACCCTGATCGTGATCGCGTCGGCCGCTGACGCGCAGACGGCCGCGATGATCGACCAGACGTTCCCGCTGCCGAAAGAAGCGGTCCACACGCTCGCATTACACAACTTGACACCGGATACGTTCCCACCATTCGCCGCCGGGCTGTTGGAGCACCCCACGTTGCCGGCCCTGTTCTGCCACGCCCTCTATCAACACACGGAAGGCAATCCGCTCTTCACGACAGAACTCTTGAAACAACTCGAAGCACGCGCCGCGCCCCTCGCCGCACTGACCACACCGGACGGCGCCACGCGCCTCGCCACCCTGTTGGACGATCTGGCGATGCCGAAGACAATCGAAAGCTGTTTGTTGCAGGAACTGCAAGCGCTCTCCACGACGGAGCAGCAACTGCTGCACACGCTGGCCGTCTGGCAACAACCGATCGCGAAGTGGCACTGGCAACACACAGCGACCGTGGAACCGACCACGGAACAGCTCACGCATCTGGTGCAACAGCAATGGGTCAGCTATGATCCGCTGACCCAACACTATCGATTCCGCAGCCGCACCAAACAACAACTCCTCTATCGACATCTCGATCCCACCGCGCGCGCCGCATTGCATGACCGTATCACGGAGCTCCTGATCCACGACGGCGACATGACGCTGGAACGGCTCTATGCGCACCGCACGCGCGGCACCGGCGCCGATGCCGCCGACTGCGCCCTCTTTACATTAGCCCAAGCCCAACTGGCGCAGACCGCGTTCCGCGACGCGATTCAGACCCTCACTGCGCTGCAACAGGCCACAGCCTTTCCGGAAGGATCGCCCGCGGCGCTTGAATTGACGCTGTGGCTCGCCCATGCCCATCGCGAAAGCGGCCACACGACTCGTGCCGAAGAACTCTATCAAACCCTCCAATCCTCGATGGCCGACGATGAACGTTCTCGGTTGCGCATGATGCGGGTCTACGAAGACCTCGGCCTGACCGCGATGCGCAAACACGACTTACTGGCGGCCGGCGCCGCGTTCAAATTGGCGCATGCCCTCACCACCGACGCGTTGGAAGACGAAGTCCACGCCATCCGTTGCGAGAATTATCGCGCCCGCGTGGATATGGAGAGTGGCCGGCACGAAAGCGCGATTGCGATATTCGAACGCACGGCCGCACGCGCCGCATCCATCGCCACCGACGCACAACTGACAATCACCAACAACGCACTGGCAGAGGCCTATTTTCGCCACGGCCGCCATGCCGACGCGCTCGCAAAGCTCCAACAGGAGATTGCGCGCTACACGGAGACCGGCCAACAACGGATGCTTGGACGGGCGCGACTGCTGCAGGGCCGGATCCTGCGCGCCCAACACGACGCTACTGCAGCCGCACAGACGTTGGAAGCCACGTTCGCACATGCCACCCAATGGGCCGACAGCGAGACCAGCCGCGCGGCCGCCGAAGAACGGGGAATGTTAGCGATCGCCGTGCAGGATTGGGCCAGCGGAGTCCTCTGGTTAGAACGCGCGGTCGCACTCGCCGCAGCCCACCAAGACACCTTGCAGCGCGCTCGTGTGGCGCTGGGTCTCGGGCAGTGTCACCGCGCGCTGGGCCACGCCGCGGATGCCGAACACGCACTCTTTCTCGCACTGGCGTTGACCCAATGCAGCCTTGAACCGGCACCCGACACCATCCGGCTACGTGCCCAAGCGCACACTCTATTGGGAGCGTTGTTTCAAACTACGCACGACAATACGCGCGCTGAATATCACTTGGATGCCGGACAACACCTTATGGCGTAA
- a CDS encoding response regulator: protein MPKLNARILIVDDNKVNVELIRAQLRAFPYELDVAYDGEEALAKIVRHPPDLVLLDLMMPKVSGYEVCKTVKEDPRTQFIPVIIITALQELDDKLKAIELGADDFLVKPFNKIELTTRIRSLLKLKAMHDDLERTENILFSLAAALDAKDPYTRGHSERVARYATTLATAVGLPADEIEQIRRGALLHDIGKIGVRDAVLAKPGALTAEEMDHVKTHPVRGFEICSPCTSLQPCLGCIRHHHERFDGQGYPDALAADHIPVAGMITSIADAYDAMTSNRPYRQSLGPERALRVFTDELPKGQWNPQLLAIFLELLHRGQI, encoded by the coding sequence ATGCCTAAACTGAATGCCCGCATCCTGATCGTCGACGACAACAAAGTGAATGTGGAACTCATTCGCGCCCAGCTGCGCGCATTTCCGTATGAACTCGATGTGGCTTACGACGGCGAGGAGGCGTTGGCAAAGATCGTGCGTCACCCGCCAGACTTGGTGCTGCTCGACCTGATGATGCCGAAAGTCAGCGGCTACGAAGTCTGCAAAACGGTCAAGGAAGATCCGCGCACCCAATTCATTCCGGTCATCATCATTACAGCGTTGCAGGAACTCGACGACAAATTGAAAGCGATCGAACTCGGCGCGGACGATTTTCTGGTGAAGCCGTTTAACAAGATCGAACTCACGACCCGCATTCGTTCATTGCTGAAATTGAAGGCGATGCACGACGACTTGGAGCGGACGGAAAATATTCTCTTCAGTTTGGCCGCCGCGCTCGACGCCAAAGACCCCTACACGCGCGGCCATTCGGAGCGTGTAGCCCGCTACGCCACGACGTTGGCGACGGCCGTGGGACTTCCGGCGGACGAGATCGAACAAATTCGACGCGGAGCGCTACTCCACGACATCGGCAAGATCGGCGTGCGCGACGCCGTGCTCGCCAAACCCGGCGCGTTGACGGCGGAAGAAATGGATCACGTCAAAACCCATCCGGTGCGCGGTTTCGAGATCTGCAGCCCGTGTACTTCGCTGCAGCCGTGCTTGGGCTGCATCCGCCACCACCACGAACGCTTCGACGGCCAAGGCTATCCCGACGCGCTCGCCGCCGATCACATCCCGGTGGCCGGGATGATCACGTCGATCGCCGACGCCTACGACGCGATGACCTCGAATCGTCCCTACCGCCAAAGCCTCGGCCCGGAACGGGCACTGCGCGTCTTCACAGACGAACTCCCAAAAGGGCAATGGAACCCGCAGCTGCTGGCGATTTTTCTCGAGCTGCTCCATCGTGGCCAAATCTGA